A region of Maniola jurtina chromosome 18, ilManJurt1.1, whole genome shotgun sequence DNA encodes the following proteins:
- the LOC123874337 gene encoding acyl-CoA-binding domain-containing protein 6-like — MACAQGCRGIVEHLLAYGADVHLQNNVGSSALHAACAADANDIVELLLAHGADPALTDQWSQSPLSVAGGAAEGPPEGFRRAARGSFSAILDLLTATTNLDHHEDASPSPRVEEKSPGVSPPANEGEGDSER; from the exons ATGGCGTGCGCTCAAGGCTGCCGTGGGATCGTCGAGCATCTGCTAGCGTACGGTGCGGATGTGCACTTACAAAATAAT GTTGGTTCATCAGCCCTGCATGCAGCGTGCGCGGCCGACGCTAATGACATCGTGGAACTATTGTTGGCTCACGGAGCAGATCCGGCTCTTACAGACCAG TGGTCACAGTCTCCGCTCAGCGTGGCGGGCGGTGCAGCCGAGGGTCCGCCCGAAGGCTTTCGACGCGCTGCTAGGGGCTCCTTCTCCGCCATCTTGGATCTACTGACAGCCACCACCAACCTTGACCACCAT GAGGATGCGTCGCCATCGCCGCGCGTTGAGGAAAAATCACCTGGCGTTTCCCCGCCCGCTAATGAAG GCGAAGGCGACAGTGAGCGGTGA